Proteins encoded together in one Cervus canadensis isolate Bull #8, Minnesota chromosome 7, ASM1932006v1, whole genome shotgun sequence window:
- the LOC122445143 gene encoding biliverdin reductase A: MNTEPERKFGVVVVGVGRAGSVRIRDLRNPHASSAFLNLIGFVSRRELGSIDEVPQISLEDALSSQEVEVAFICSESSSHEDYIRQFLNAGKHVLVEYPMTLSWVAAKDLWELAEQKGKVLHEEHVELLMEEFAFLKKEVVGKDLLKGSLLFTAAPLEEERFGFPAFSGISRLTWLVSLFGELSLLSATLEEREEDQYMKMTVCLETENKSPLTWIEEKAPGLKRNRRLSFHFRSGSLENMPNVGINKNIFLKDQNIFVQKLLGQFSEEELAAEKKHILHCLWLAGEIQKHCCSKQ; encoded by the coding sequence ATGAACACAGAGCCCGAGAGGAagtttggggtggtggtggtcgGCGTCGGCAGAGCTGGCTCCGTTCGGATCCGGGACCTTCGGAATCCACATGCTTCCTCGGCGTTCCTAAACCTGATTGGCTTCGTGTCCAGACGAGAGCTGGGGAGCATTGATGAGGTGCCGCAAATTTCTCTGGAAGATGCTCTTTCCAGTCAAGAGGTCGAGGTTGCTTTTATCTGCAGTGAGAGCTCCAGCCACGAGGACTACATCAGGCAATTCCTGAATGCTGGAAAGCATGTCCTTGTGGAATACCCCATGACACTGTCTTGGGTGGCAGCTAAGGACCTATGGGAGTTGGCCGAGCAGAAAGGGAAAGTCTTGCATGAGGAGCATGTTGAACTCTTGATGGAGGAGTTTGCATTCTTGAAGAAAGAAGTGGTGGGGAAGGACCTGCTGAAAGGGTCTCTCCTCTTCACAGCTGCCCCATTGGAAGAAGAGCGGTTTGGCTTCCCTGCATTCAGCGGCATCTCTCGCCTGACCTGGCTGGTCTCCCTCTTCGGGGAGCTTTCTCTCCTGTCTGCCACTTTGGAAGAGCGAGAGGAAGACCAATATATGAAGATGACCGTGTGCTTGGAGACAGAGAACAAAAGCCCGCTGACCTGGATTGAAGAGAAAGCACCCGGCCTAAAGCGAAACAGACGTTTAAGCTTCCATTTCAGGTCTGGGTCCCTGGAGAATATGCCCAACGTAGGCATCAATAAGAATATTTTCCTGAAAGATCAGAATATATTTGTCCAGAAACTCCTGGGCCAGTTCTCGGAAGAGGAGCTGGCTGCCGAGAAGAAACACATCCTGCACTGCCTGTGGCTTGCAGGAGAGATCCAGAAACACTGTTGCTCGAAGCAGTGA